A segment of the Streptomyces sp. XD-27 genome:
TCCTTGGCCACGTTCGGCTGGGCGTAGTCGATGACGGTGGTGCCCGGCTGCTCGGCCGGCGCCACGCCGAGCCGCTCGTCCGCGGCCCGCGCGGCGAGGGTCTCGACGATCGCCCGGTCGGCGATGGAGATGTTGAGGAACCCGGGGCCGGAGACCTCGATCCCGGAGATCACGTCACCGGGACCGCCGGCGGGCAGCGCCTCGACGACCTTGGCCGCCAGCTCGCGCGGGTTGCCGCCCAGCTTCTTGGCCAGCGCCAGCATCCCGTTCGCCTGGAAGTCCGCCCGGTCGCTTCGTCGCAGCAGCGGGTCCGCGGAACCGGCCTCCGGCAGGGCAGCCGAGAGGGCGTCCGCGACGCGCTGGTGGACCGAAGCGGCAAGGGAAGGGACCGAGGCCATGGGATGGGTGCCATTCCTTTAGAGGTGCGAAGGGTCAGCCAAGTATCCCACGGCGGGTCCGGCCATTTCTCTGGTAAACCGGCAACCCTGAGCGCGCCCCCTCCGTCTGGGAGAATGGTCGACGCCATGACCGCTAGGAAGGAAGTGCCGAACGTGGCTCAGAGCACCGAGACCGACTGGGTCTCCCGTTTCGCGGACGAGGTCATTGCCGAGGCGGAGCGTCGCGCCCCGGGCAAACCGATCGTCTGCGCCTCGGGCCTCAGCCCGTCCGGCCCGATCCACCTGGGCAACCTCCGCGAGGTCATGACCCCGCACCTGGTCGCCGACGAGATCCGGCGCCGCGGCCACGAGTGCGTCCACATCATCTCGTGGGACGACTACGACCGGTACCGCAAGGTCCCGGCCGGCGTCGACCCGTCCTGGGCCGAGCACATCGGCAAGCCGCTGACCTCGGTCCCGGCCCCGCCCGGCAGCCCGTACGCGAACTGGGCCGAGCACTTCAAGGCGCCCATGATCGAGGCGCTGAGCGAGCTGGGCGTGGAGTTCCACGGCATCAGCCAGACCGAGCAGTACACCTCCGGCGTCTACCGCGAGCAGATCCTGCACGCGATGCGCCACCGCGGGCAGATCGACGCCGTCCTGGACCGCTACCGCACCAAGGACAAGCCCGGCGCGAAGCCCGCGGCCAAGAAGCAGCAGCAGAAGGGCAAGCTGGACGAGGCCGACGCTGCGGCCGCCGAGGCCGCCGCCGAGGGATCCGGCGCGGCCAGCGAGGACGACGGCAGCGCGGGCGGCGCGGGCTACTACCCGTACAAGCCGTACTGCGGCGCCTGCGAGCGGGACCTGACCACGGTCACCGCCTACGACGACGAGACCACCGAGCTGACCTACACCTGCCAGTGCGGGCACACCGAGACCGTCCGCCTCAGCGAGTTCGACCGCGGCAAGCTGGTGTGGAAGGTCGACTGGCCGATGCGCTGGGCGTACGAGGGCGTGGTCTTCGAGCCGTCCGGCGTGGACCACTCCTCGCCCGGCTCCTCCTTCGTCGTCGGCGGCCAGATCGTGAAGGAGGTCTTCGGCGGCGAGCAGCCCATCGGGCCGATGTACGCCTTCGTCGGCATCAGCGGCATGGCCAAGATGTCCAGCTCCAAGGGCGGCGTGCCGACCCCGGCCGACGCGCTGGAGATCATGGAGGCCCCGCTGCTGCGCTGGCTGTACGCGCGCCGCAAGCCCAACCAGTCCTTCAAGATCGCCTTCGACCAGGAGATCCAGCGGCTGTACGACGAGTGGGACGCGCTGGAGCGGAAGATCGCCGACGGGGCCGTCCAGCCCGCCGACGCCGCCGCCTACAGCCGGGCCACCCGCACCGCCGCCGGTGATCTGCCGCGCACCCCGCACCCGCTGCCGTACCGCACGCTCGCCTCGGTCGTGGACATCACCACCGGCCACGACGAGCAGACGCTGCGCATCCTCAGCGACCTCGACCCGGCCAACCCGGTGAAGTCCCTCGACGACACCCGGCCCCGGCTGGACAAGGCCGAGCGCTGGATCACCACCCAGGTCCCGGCCGACCAGCGCACCCGCGTGCGCGAGGAGCCGGACACCGAACTGCTCGGCTCCCTCGGCGACACCGAGCGGGAGTCGCTGCGGCTGCTGCTCGACGGGCTGGACGAGCACTGGTCGCTGGACGGCCTCACCACACTGGTCTACGGCGTGCCGAAGCTCCAGGCGGGACTCGCGGCAGACGCCAAGCCCACCCCGGAGTTGAAGGTCGCCCAGCGGACCTTCTTCGCGCTGCTCTACCAGCTGCTCGTCGGACGTGACACCGGCCCGCGGCTGCCCACCCTGCTCCTGGCGGTGGGTGCCGACCGGGTGCGGCACCTGCTCGGCGCGTAATCGCGACGCGCGCGCACTGAGTCGGGGCCCGTGGCTGCATGCCACGGGCCCCGACTCGTTAGGGGACGGCGTCTCCTGGTGCGTCTCTGGTGCGTCTACGGGATGTGCTCGACGTTCATCTCGCGGTGCCGCTCCCGGCACTCGTCCACCAGCGCCCGCAGCTCGTCGGCGCTCAGCTCGCTGATCCCGTACATCTCCTGCAGCCTCCGGCCGAACTGGTAATGCGAGGGGAACTTGCCGTGCTCTTCGTAATGCCGGCGGAAGGCGGCGTAGTACAGCTCCTCGCGCGGCACGTCGTCGGGGACGCCGAGGTTGCGCACCCGGCCCGGCGACACCGGCACCGTCACCTGCCCGCCGGGGTACGGCGGTTCGGCGGCGTACGGGGTGTTCTGCTGCGGATGTGGATGCGGCTGCTCGTTCCCGTACGTCTCGTCAGGTCGGTAGGCCTCGTCCGGCGCGTACGCCTCGTCCGGCTGGTAGACGGGCAGCGGCACCGACTGCGGTAGCGCCTGCGGCTGCGCGGCGGCGGGCCCTGGCGTCTCGGCGGCGGCCGGGGCGTGGGGGCCCGCCGTCGGCCCGACCGCCGTTGGCGCGTGCGCCACAGGTGCGTCCACCATCGGTGCGTCCACCACCGGTGCGTCCACTACCGGCGCGTACGCCGCCGGTACGTCCGCCACCGGCGCTTCCGCTGCCGGGAGCGCGGGTCGGGTGGGGGCGGGTTCGATGCCCGCGGCGGCCAGTCCCGCCTCGGCGGTCTCGGCCAGCGGCACCCCGTACCGCGCCAGCCGCAGCGGCATCAGCGACTCCACCGGCGCCTTGCGCCGCCACGCGCGCCCGTACCGGGCCCGCAACCGCGCGCGGTAGATCAGCCGGTCCTGCTCGATCTTGATGACCTCGTCGTACGACCGCAGCTCCCACAGCTTCATCCGGCGCCAGAGCCGGAAGGTGGGCACCGGTGCCAGCAGCCAGCGGGCGACGCGGACCGACTCCATGTGCCGGTCCGCGGTGATGTCGGCGATCCGGCCGATCGCGTGCCGCGCCGCCTCCACGGAGACCACGAACAGCACCGGGATCACGGCGTGCATCCCGACCCCGAGCGGGTCGGGCCAGCTGGCCGCGCCGTTGAACGCGATGGTGGCGGCGGTCAGCAGCCAGGCCGTCTGGCGCAGCAGGGGGAACGGGATGCGGAGCCAGGTGAGCAGCAGGTCCAGGGCCAGCAGGACGACGATGCCCGCGTCCACGCCGATGGGGAAGACGTCCGAGAAGCCGCCGAACCCCTTGTCGTGCGCGAGGTCGCGGACGGCGGCGTAGGAGCCGGCGAAGCCGATACCGGCGATCACTATGGCACCGGTGACGACCACGCCGATGAGTATTCGGTGCGTACGTGTCAGCTGCATCGCGGCCACCCGCGATCCCTCCCCGCCCTCGGCAATCGGCAGCGCTCAGCGTCGCATACACGTCAAGGCGGGGCGGCGGGGAGGGGCGGCACGGCGTGTCCGCCCCATGGTCCCCGCTCGGAGCTCCTTGCTCGCGCTACTTGTTCGCGGAGGCGACCGACTCCACGGCCTCCTTGGCGATGTCCTCGGCGCCCTTGAGCAGCTTCTCGGCGTCCGGCGCCTTGGCGTCCTCGTAGCCGGTGCCGTCGTACTCGACGGTGACGACGACGTTGGCGGTGCGCGCCACGACGGTCTGGTTCAGGAACTCGTCGCGGCCCTTCTTGGCCTTCGTGCGGACGGTCGTGGCGGCGTCGCCGATCGCTGCCTCGCCGCGCTTGGCGTCCTTCGCGCCGTCGGCCTTGCCCGCCTTGTCGGCCTGGTCGGAGGCGTAGGCCTCGGCCTGCTTGTCGCCGGTGCCCTGCGAGAGCTCGGAGTCGAAGCGCTTGAAGGAGAGGGTGAGCGAGCGGTACTGGTACCCGTCCAGACCGGTCCACAGGCAGGCGCCCGCGTCGTTCTTGTCGGAGCTGGGGAGGGCCTTGCCCTTCTCGTTCTTCGCCTTGGGAACGAGCTTCTCGATCGTCTTGCCGGACAGGCTCTCGCACGGCTCGGGAAGCTTGCGGAACTTCGCGGGCGCGACCGTCGGCGACGGAGTGGCGGACGGGGAGGCGTCCTTCTTCTTGTCGTCGGAGCCGGAGCCGGAGTCGTTGCATCCGGCGACGAGCATCACCGGTACGGCGGCGCAGGCGAGGACACGGGCGAGTCGCGGGGCTGTTCGGCGCATGGTCTCAAGCTCATTCTCGGTCGCGGGGCGGGGCTGTCCCGCCCTCGTGGCTACAGAGCACGGTACGCGGGCGGCGTGGTCGCCCGTTCGGGTTCCGCGGGGAGACGGGGCCTCACCCGCCGAAGCGTCCGGTCAGCTCCTGGGCCAGGTCCTCGGCGTTTTCCTGGAGTTCGGCGCTGTCGGGGATGTGGGCTTTGTCACTCGACCACTGGTCGTATTCGATGGTGACGATCACGTTGGAGGAGCGGAAGACGATGGTGATGTCGCGGTGCACGCCGGAGTCGGCGGTGGCGAGCTTGTCGTCGAGGAAGGCGTCGTCGGCGAGGTCGTCGAGGAGGCGGG
Coding sequences within it:
- a CDS encoding DUF2637 domain-containing protein, which translates into the protein MQLTRTHRILIGVVVTGAIVIAGIGFAGSYAAVRDLAHDKGFGGFSDVFPIGVDAGIVVLLALDLLLTWLRIPFPLLRQTAWLLTAATIAFNGAASWPDPLGVGMHAVIPVLFVVSVEAARHAIGRIADITADRHMESVRVARWLLAPVPTFRLWRRMKLWELRSYDEVIKIEQDRLIYRARLRARYGRAWRRKAPVESLMPLRLARYGVPLAETAEAGLAAAGIEPAPTRPALPAAEAPVADVPAAYAPVVDAPVVDAPMVDAPVAHAPTAVGPTAGPHAPAAAETPGPAAAQPQALPQSVPLPVYQPDEAYAPDEAYRPDETYGNEQPHPHPQQNTPYAAEPPYPGGQVTVPVSPGRVRNLGVPDDVPREELYYAAFRRHYEEHGKFPSHYQFGRRLQEMYGISELSADELRALVDECRERHREMNVEHIP
- the lysS gene encoding lysine--tRNA ligase, which translates into the protein MTARKEVPNVAQSTETDWVSRFADEVIAEAERRAPGKPIVCASGLSPSGPIHLGNLREVMTPHLVADEIRRRGHECVHIISWDDYDRYRKVPAGVDPSWAEHIGKPLTSVPAPPGSPYANWAEHFKAPMIEALSELGVEFHGISQTEQYTSGVYREQILHAMRHRGQIDAVLDRYRTKDKPGAKPAAKKQQQKGKLDEADAAAAEAAAEGSGAASEDDGSAGGAGYYPYKPYCGACERDLTTVTAYDDETTELTYTCQCGHTETVRLSEFDRGKLVWKVDWPMRWAYEGVVFEPSGVDHSSPGSSFVVGGQIVKEVFGGEQPIGPMYAFVGISGMAKMSSSKGGVPTPADALEIMEAPLLRWLYARRKPNQSFKIAFDQEIQRLYDEWDALERKIADGAVQPADAAAYSRATRTAAGDLPRTPHPLPYRTLASVVDITTGHDEQTLRILSDLDPANPVKSLDDTRPRLDKAERWITTQVPADQRTRVREEPDTELLGSLGDTERESLRLLLDGLDEHWSLDGLTTLVYGVPKLQAGLAADAKPTPELKVAQRTFFALLYQLLVGRDTGPRLPTLLLAVGADRVRHLLGA